A genomic region of Rhodococcus sp. B50 contains the following coding sequences:
- a CDS encoding GAF and ANTAR domain-containing protein, which produces MDQPLIPEPTRADPATVFSALAEILYSASDPSEVYTAICVAATVLIPGCDHASVMLRQGKKYITVAATSEVAARIDDLERQLGQGPCVDAIDEQIPQIEADLRAGSDWPQLAEAMLADTPVRGVMAFRLLIDRTKVGALNLFSTTAGAFTTAAAGQASVLAAFASVTATAVSREQDIASLRTGLANNREIGTAVGLLMALENLSAEEAFDVLRRTSQQMNLKVADLARSLLDRHRSTPGS; this is translated from the coding sequence GTGGACCAGCCTCTCATTCCCGAGCCCACCCGCGCCGACCCGGCGACGGTGTTCTCCGCGCTGGCGGAGATCCTCTACAGCGCCTCGGACCCGAGCGAGGTGTACACGGCGATCTGCGTCGCAGCGACCGTGCTGATCCCCGGCTGCGACCATGCGAGCGTGATGCTGCGGCAGGGGAAGAAGTACATCACCGTCGCGGCCACCAGTGAGGTCGCCGCCCGGATCGATGACCTCGAACGACAGCTCGGGCAAGGCCCGTGCGTCGATGCCATCGACGAGCAGATCCCGCAGATCGAGGCCGACCTGCGGGCCGGATCGGACTGGCCACAGTTGGCCGAGGCGATGCTCGCCGACACCCCGGTGCGCGGGGTGATGGCGTTCCGGTTGCTCATCGACCGCACCAAGGTCGGCGCGCTGAACCTGTTCTCCACCACCGCCGGAGCCTTCACCACCGCGGCGGCCGGGCAGGCCAGTGTGCTCGCGGCGTTCGCCTCGGTCACCGCCACCGCCGTCAGCCGCGAGCAGGACATCGCCTCGCTGCGCACCGGGCTGGCGAACAACCGGGAGATCGGCACCGCGGTGGGGCTGTTGATGGCACTGGAGAATCTGTCCGCCGAGGAGGCCTTCGACGTGCTGCGCCGCACCTCCCAGCAGATGAATCTCAAGGTCGCCGACCTGGCCCGGAGTCTGCTCGACCGCCATCGCTCCACCCCCGGATCCTGA